The DNA region cttttataaatgtatgtCTTAGATTTGAGTTGTCTTTTTACTTTTGTTATACAGAGTTCAGAATTTAACCGCAACATTTTTTCTTCTATTATCAGAGTAATGTGCTTCTTACCTGTCCCCCACCTCACCCATTcttacaataaaagaaaaaaagagaaaagcgcTTCTGTTGCATTTATCCATACCGCAGTCTTTTGACAACAAAATGAAGCTgacttaaaacacattttaaacatttaaaagcttCTGCTTTGTagttatttgaatgtttttttaactttggttTTGGCTTATTTGATGCATACAAATCTTCAGTTTGGCCCTGGATCTTATGCTTACTCAACTGCatatgaaatgttaaaaagatATGCATTAGTGacgtttctcttttttttctacgtcctgtttttgtttatatctagaattatttgacaaaaaaacatggagcTCTGCTCTCTGGTGGCCGGAAAGCTTCCTTGGTCTTTTTCCATGAGACTTTTCAAAGATACTCATCGCCCCCTGATGATGAACCTTAATGACACACGGGATACCCGGACTTTCCTCTTAACCaccatgtgtgtttatttgctacatcttttaaaaatgaatccaaCAGAGCTCCTGGAAATAAAGGAAACAAGAACACAGGCATGTTTAAATAGTTCcagtgtgtttatttcaatgttttgtgGATCATCAGCAGGCTTAAGGCATTGCTCTGTCTTCATACATGTACATCGCACAATCCACAGTTAGTAATAAatacagaacagaaaaaagaggaagcaaATATCTGTCCTAGCCTACAGGACTCATGTCTTACAAAACTTTCACAACatatcactcacacacacacacacacacacacacacacacacacacacacacacacacacacacacacacacacacacacacacacacacacacacacacacacacacacacacacacacacacacacacacacacacacacacacacacacacacacacacacacacacacacacacacacacacacaggttggtAAAAAATGAATGGCATAGTGAATAACTAGTACCACATTGCAGCCTTaaggaacaaaaacattcaagaaaACCAATTGCAGAATAGAGTTAAGCTCAAACCTAGATACATTTGCATACTTGCATACTGCTAAGGTAGTAGTTtttaccttactctttgtcacGTTTTTCCCAAACCACTGCGCTATTGGTTTGGTCTTTAAAGGCAACAACGCCACACTGAAAGTTTACATTGTACACCTACCTGGCAGTATCTGCTCTTTCCACAGAATACTGGCACAGATAGGCACCTATAGGTCCATGTGTGAAGGGTAAGTGGCCAGTCAGGTGGGCTGATTCCATGTCGATGAAAGGGTTCAATTAGTGTCCTTTTCACACACATCAGTATTTTGTTACCTCAACACAGTGCTTTCTAGTTTGATTCATCAACTTTATATAtctccatttttatttcaaacttcTGTGGATAACAAAGTCACAGATTTTTCACTTCCAAAAGTATCCAGGTCTTTTAAACTCAAATTACTGTGAAAAATAAGTGCACTCAAAGAGCAAAGAATTAAAGGCATTTAAAAAGCAGGTTTTTTGACATTGTACATCCTGTCTTGTCGCCTCTGCACAAAAGGTGTCTGAAATTGAAGAgaagccccacacacacacacacacacacacacacacacacactcattgcaTGTTGTTCAGTTGACTGTAAACGTGCTCTAAGATCTGAGAGTAGGCCTGGTCTTTGGGAGCATGGCAACTCAGAGAGCCCTGAGGAAGAAGATAGAAGTTTGTAGTTTGGTGATCAGTGTGTAAGAAGTCATGAAAGAGGGAGAATGCCAGGATCAAAATCTGAAAGTCTGCATGGTTGTACAGATTCCAGATTTTCTTCAAATGGTCGTACCTTTATTTTGTCCATCATGGTCGTATCGGGACACCAGTACTGGCTGAACTGGACAAGGTCGGGAGCAGCCCTGTAGAAGTCTACCAGCAGCATCTGTGGAGGAAAGAACCAGGCCCTTTTAGAATGATAAACAGTACCACACAAATGTACCacacaaatgtttttcacaGGTTTCAGGCTGCTGTATCTGTACCATCTCGTTAAGAACATCACTGGTGAGAAAGTTGTCCTGGACATATGTGACCTCCACAGCCACTGGGATACCATAGTCATTGGACCGCTGCTGCAAGAGGGCAGAAGATACAGAAGTTTAGCAGAAACATTTGCAAACGTGTATGTTTACATTTCCAGAATCAGAACACACTGAACTAAGTTAGAAGGAAAAACATGACGTAGAGAAGGTAAAATGTTTGTTCCTCACCTCAGGTGGTGGTACAACCCAGAATGGAGTTATTGTGGATGCCACACCTTGATTGCCGTGATAATATGGACCTGAATAAGACATAGCATTGAGACATTAGAAGCATTTTACTGATCTCTCATTATTGCAGTGTCAATGAACCTTCAAAGTTATATCCTTCAAGACCCTCCAAGCCCCTTTATATAGAAGAATGGAAAGACAATTTCCCTCGTATGATCATGTCATTAAAGTCAAACAGTATAAACCAAGGCAGAGACATACCACAGATGATGCCCAGGCAGGGCTGGAAGCCGTTGTTTGAACCCTGCAGCCTCAGCTGGTGGTCCATCTGGGAGTCGATGTCCTGCAGCGACGGTAAAGCCGGACCTCGCGGGTGACTGTGGTACCAGCCCACTAACGACAGACCGCGCATGAACAGGTTCTGACAGATCTGCAGCAGGGTCAACATGACCATCACTGATTAGAAAAAAAGtctctgcttccatgttgtttCACTtgagtgaaagaaaaatgaataacaCCACAGTAATTACCACGGGCAGTACACTGGGAAAACTCAGACGTAGACGGGCAGATATTGTCCAATGTTAAATGTTGCTCATTTAATTTTTTGCTTTAATTCTGCCAATATAAGCGCAGAAACGTCAGTGAaagacactttttaagatttcatATGAAGGTCTTTATCCCTTGATATTTCTGTCAGTGCTTGTGACATTTTTGTAAAACTGAAACTCCATGAAAAACTTTGGTGTCTGACTTTAGAAAGAGAGATGCATGTTGACTAGCGCTGGATGATAAGCTCCACCTGAGGAGCTGAAAGCACTTgtgaatttttaaaaatgggtgtcgtggcgcaatggttagggcgcacgtcccatgtattgagactctcatctcatgcggtaggcccgggttcacttccacccatggTCCCCTTTCACCTGTGGCCcccttccgcatgtcattccccgctctctctccctggtttccgactctatccactgtcctctctctgcaaaaagggcatgaaaagcccaaaataaatctttaaaaaaaaaaaaaaatgggtgtCGTTCCCCTTCGTGTTCTCAGAAGGCATGCATGCTGTTAGTGCAGACTAATGATTCACTGATTTATTTGATACCTCCTCCTCAACAGCAGACGCAGAGTCTCTATCTGCCAGTCTGGTCCGGCATGGGAAAGCCCTCAGAATTGTCAGCACTGAAATACACCGACAACAGAATGAACCATGATAGGGTTAAAGCTAGAATCACGTCTATCGTCGACGGCTGTATATTTAACAAGTGTGCTACAGTCACGCTCACGTTGTGTGTTGGTATCCCATCTGCCTCCGAGGTATCCCACCACCTCACTGGTGGTCAGGTGACAGTGGAAGTCCTGATGAGGAGAGaaagtttgaactttttttctcctcagtgtTCATCAAAATTCAAttcctttcttttctgtgaTTTTACACAGAGTTGCTGCTTACCATTAACAAAAGCACATTACTGGACACGGCTACATTGAAAGGCTGGAACCTGTTGATGGCTGAGAAGGCCGACAGCTCCACCAGTGTGTGTGGATCTCTGAGGACACAAGAAAGTGTCAATCACACTCTGATACAGTCAGTGTAAGAACAATACAACTTACATCCTTTAGAATAAAAGTCAGTACCTGGTAGCATCTCTGGTGCCCAACGTGCAGTATCTGACAGgaattctctctctgtctgatctGCGTGAAACCATTATGTCTGTTTCAAAAGAACATTTGTTTTACAGATTGTCCAAACTAGATTattatgaaaagtgtttttgttttaagatgGAGGAAGAGGCAATCATACCGTGTAATCCAGGTTTGCTGTTCTTGTTCTTCTCATCTGTGTGCACAGCTGTCTTcccttcctcttcatcctcgtCATCATCCTCCTCGCTCACCAGGCTCTGTCGTCacaaaatataaagaaacacaaaaccacCAATGACCAAAAATAACATAGAAACAGTGGTGTAAAGAGTGTAACTAATTCAAACGAATGGGTCTCAAGGtcatttttaattgaattatgagtatgtgttttttctgttcataaaatgtgaataaaaaaacaactagcTGTCGTGACAATGAACGTCAGTTTTCCATATACTCTCCATGATCGagtcaaacattttcctttgttctttactgaaaaatagcaatatatatatatatatatatatatatatatatatatatatatatatgtatatatatatatatttgctttTAGATTAAGTACCCGTCAGTCATTTCTAGGTGTAAGTAAGAGGTATTATTTGGAGACATTAATGATTTATAAATATTAAGACTGAACATTGATGATAAACATGTAgacgtttttatttatttttcctggtCACTCGCCTCTTCAGGCTCCTAAAAGATCTTTCAATGAAAGAGTTTGAGGAGGAAACCTCCTCACAACTCATCTCCACACGCTTCTTCCCTCTTTCACTGTCAGCACCTATTTTGTTTCTATTCaggttttctttcttcatttagCAAACGAGTGAAACAAAGAGTCCAGTTCAATGCTCTGGAAAACCTCTGCAACCTCACTGCTATGGTATTGGCTGCACTGTAATAAGGTAAAGTTGAAATGATTAATCCTTACACacataaaaactgaaacaaGGGGTTTCAACCTTTTTTGGAACTACACTTTGTATGAGCGACTAAGGTAGCACTTTTCGTTTCTGTTGCTAAAATGTAGGGTCAGATGTTTGACCTTGACTTCATACTGCTCAGACTACCATGTTATAtctcatatttaaatatataagagtatcactgaaaaaaacacatgttgtaatCCTCTCACCATGTCTGCGCTGGGTTGGTACTTGTGCAGCCATGTGGTTTTGTACTGGACCAGCTTCTGGCCCCGGTAGCGTACAGACGCCCAGCCACAACCAGACTTCTTGGCTGGGTTGACCAGACGTTTGCAGTGTGTCGCCCAGGCACTTGGGGAGTTGAAGATCTGGCCTGTCTCCACCCATCTTATTTTCCCATCAGTCAACAGGTCTCCTACAAAGTTCTTACCCTAAAGAAACAGAGAAGttagaatttaaataaaaaaaatcaagcaacTCTGTGTCTGCCCCTTTTCCGCCACTGATAACAGAATTTCAAAGTGTATCATTCCAGGTTAATTTTAATAATAGGTGCAAACTAAGATGATACAACATGCACATAAATAATGCATAACAACATTCTTACTGTACTGAGCTGCAGTGTTTGTTATTACCAGGTAGTGGATGGCCAGCACGCCGTCTCCCGGCTCTACAAGCCCATCCTTGAGCAGGACCCTCAGGGTGATGCCTCTCCGGGTCAGCAGGGAGCCCCGGCCAGAGCTGGAGCGCAGGTCTGCCTCCTCGCCTCCGCTcagctcctcttcatcctcctctcctccatcctccaccACCTGTGGAGAGCTGGGTGGCTCCGAgtctgaagacacacacatgcaaacacacacatcatggaTCCTAATGTGCAAGGGTCTTCTTAAAGGATATGTcgaccaatcaatcaatctttatttgtatagtgccaatttacaacaaatgttatctcgaggcacttttcaaaaagagcaggtctctATTATATTACAATATGTAGAGTACAACAAAACCACAATATTGACAGGTTAGGATGCATTTACTTCATGTTTGCTAATTGAACATCCTGCTGTTTGAGATACATATAGCACTTGAATATAGTAAAACATCTATAAAGCCTACTATTAGTAACATTAGGAACACAGCTTATTCAAATGCTCCTTAATGCAGCCTAATTATAGTGACTTTAAAAGGAACGCTCCACTGTGAGAATGCTATGTAGCATTTaacatcattttgaaatgttagaAGACCTATCATGCTAAAAGACATCCCAAGGGGCCAAAAGAGCTTACAGATCATCTAAAATGCCATTTCATTAATTACAGCAAAGCTATGTGGTTGGTCTTTGTTTCCACCTCTCATTAGGGCACGGCTCTGTCCATAAGTAGAGGCCTGTCCCTCCTCTTTTAATTTCCTTCAGAATTACAATTAAACCCCCCTTTTATTATCCTCACCCATATCTCTGAAAGCGTCCGAGAGCGCCTTTAAATCCAACTCGGTGAAAAGCTGCTCCTTTTTCGGGGCACTTGCTGCTGTGAGGTTGAGCTCCGGGCAGATTTCACGGGTACACTTCGCCACACTAGCTCCTGCTATTattcaaaaacataaaatgaagGCGTCTGAGGCTCTGCAGTGTAGTTTCCTTGTTGTGTTGCTTTAATGTCAGTTCCCCtcccctttctttctccctctccccgTCCTTGTCACTCTCCCTGTGTTCTTCTGTCTGACGTGCCATGCCGGTCTATCTACCATTATTCACACATTCACGAGTCTACAAATACCACACAATAAGTGAAACGGTAAAATAGTCGGCACGAGATAAAGGAAACATCTTGAATGTTATTGAAAACGTAAACAATGGTGCGATAAATTTGCGTTTCCTCCGGAAAGATGAAGTGTCGCCCCGTGCGGGTGAACCCACCGCTATTTGGCATTCAGGCAGATTAAAAGTAGGCTACATCCTGAAGACCGAGGGGTCTGTGTGTATGACAAACACAGCACAGGGGCTTGAACTAGGGATTTGTGTGGTATAAAAACACGACCTAGTCCCGTACTTTTCTCAGTTACACTGTGGTTTCCTTTCCCTACACCGAGATGTTCCTCCTTTTATCTCCGGAAAGCAGAGTCATTA from Labrus bergylta chromosome 6, fLabBer1.1, whole genome shotgun sequence includes:
- the mpnd gene encoding MPN domain-containing protein; translated protein: MPNSAGASVAKCTREICPELNLTAASAPKKEQLFTELDLKALSDAFRDMDSEPPSSPQVVEDGGEEDEEELSGGEEADLRSSSGRGSLLTRRGITLRVLLKDGLVEPGDGVLAIHYLGKNFVGDLLTDGKIRWVETGQIFNSPSAWATHCKRLVNPAKKSGCGWASVRYRGQKLVQYKTTWLHKYQPSADMSLVSEEDDDEDEEEGKTAVHTDEKNKNSKPGLHDIMVSRRSDRERIPVRYCTLGTRDATRDPHTLVELSAFSAINRFQPFNVAVSSNVLLLMDFHCHLTTSEVVGYLGGRWDTNTQLLTILRAFPCRTRLADRDSASAVEEEICQNLFMRGLSLVGWYHSHPRGPALPSLQDIDSQMDHQLRLQGSNNGFQPCLGIICGPYYHGNQGVASTITPFWVVPPPEQRSNDYGIPVAVEVTYVQDNFLTSDVLNEMMLLVDFYRAAPDLVQFSQYWCPDTTMMDKIKGSLSCHAPKDQAYSQILEHVYSQLNNMQ